Proteins encoded by one window of Nicotiana tabacum cultivar K326 chromosome 10, ASM71507v2, whole genome shotgun sequence:
- the LOC107811025 gene encoding putative mitochondrial protein AtMg00860, producing the protein MDEYLGHYISAAGATTDSKKIEAIQAWSDPANLKQLRGFLGLAGYYKSGPEAFNKLKNALTSAPVLVLPDFSMPFCGRNRCMQHGNMGCFDAKEATKRLLK; encoded by the exons ATGGATGAGTACTTAGGCCATTACATCTCTGCTGCAGGTGCAACCACTGACTCCAAGAAAATAGAAGCTATACAGGCTTGGTCTGATCCTGCTAACCTCAAACAACTAAGGGGATTCTTAGGTCTAGCAGGATATTATAAGAG TGGTCCTGAAGCTTTTAACAAATTGAAGAATGCCTTGACTTCTGCACCAGTTCTAGTCCTGCCAGACTTTTCTATGCCCTTTTGTGGTAGAAACCGATGCATGCAACATGGGAATATGGGCTGTTTTGATGCAAAAGAGGCAACCAAGCGCTTACTTAAGTAA